The genomic window ATTACTGGAGCGTTTTTGCTTCTAGGATATTGGGCAGCGATGACTTTTATTCCTGTTCCCGGAATTGGAGAAGCTAATTTGGAACGAGGAACCAATTTAGCAGCGTGGGTTGACAGTATTCTTTTAAAAGGACATATGTACCATGAGACTAATACTTGGGATCCGGAAGGAATTTTGAGCACTATGCCGTCAATTGTAAACGGAATTATTGGTTTACTAATCGGCCAGCTATTACTCCAAAATATATTAAAACCCGAAAAGGCAAAAAAAATGGCAATTGCCGGAATTGCTTTAATTATTGGAGGATTAATCTGGAATTTTGTTTTTCCAATTAACAAATCACTTTGGAGCAGCAGTTATGTTTTGTATACAACAGGTTTAGCTTCAACTTGTCTTGCCCTATTGTATTACATTATTGATATTGCCGAATATAAAAAAGGCTTTAAATTATTTGTAATTTGGGGTGTAAATCCAATGATTGTATTTTTTGCTTCACAGATTATTCCGCAGGCATTAACTATGATTCGATTTCAAAATCCTCATAATCCTGAAGAGCAGACCAATCTTTTAGATTATTTATACCGCTTCGGAATTGCACCTTTTTTCAGCAACCCAATGACAGCATCTCTTGCAGGCGCTTTGACATATGTAGCAATCTGGACATTTATTTTATGGATATTCTACAGAAACAAATTAATATTTAAAGTTTAATTTTTTACCATATAATCTTTTCTTGATCAAAACATTATTCTAAAGAGTTTTAATTATGATTTTATTAAAATCAATTGATAAAAAAAGTATACTTTTGCACAAAATTTAATAAAATATAAAATGGCAACAAATAGAACTTTTACAATGATTAAACCAGATGCTGTTGCAAACGGACACATCGGGAATATCTTAGCAATGATTACTAATGGTGGTTTCAAAATCGTTTCATTAAAATTAACTCAATTACCTGTAGCTGATGCAAAAGCATTTTATGCAGTTCACGCAGAAAGACCTTTCTACGGAGAATTAGTTGAATTCATGTCTCGCGGACCAATTGTTGCTGCTATTTTAGAAAAAGATAACGCAGTAGAAGATTTCAGAACTTTAATTGGAGCTACAAACCCAGCTGAAGCTGCTGAAGGAACTATTCGTAAAGCATACGCTACTTCTATCGGAGAAAATGCAGTTCACGGATCTGACAGTGACGAAAACGCTGCTATCGAAAGCGCATTCCACTTTGCTGGAAGAGAGCAGTTCTAAGAATTGGTTTTCAATCGTAATTACAGTTTTCTGTATTACAATTCATAAAAAAATCCTGTTTGTAAAAACAAACAGGATTTTTTTATTTATCTAAACAACTCCGCATTTTCTTTTATAAAAGAAGATTCTCTTTCTCCGAGATCGATCAGTTTCTCTTTAAAAACTAACTTTAACTGATTAAAATTAATGTGATAAAAACTAGAAATACTACCTACTCTTTTTCCATTTTTAAGAATAAAAATAGATTCCGAAACATTTCCCTTACTCGATTCAAATAAAGTTATAAAACCATCTAATGAATCAAAATCATAATCGATAGATTTTCCTAATCCAAAATAACGTTTTATAATTATAACATTATCACTAATTTCAACCTCACATGCTCTAGTCCTAAAAACTGTCATCCAAAAAAAGACAATAAAAGCCAAGAATAAAACTGGTAAAATCAAGCCAGCTACTGGAGATGCAGCCGATAGATAAACGACCAAAAAAGGCAAAACACTTATATAGACAACCAATAAAACTGGAAAAATTTTAAATTTAGATTTTATATTCATCACAATAAAGTCGGTATTAACTACAAAATATTATCTCAAAACCACATCCCTTACAACCTCACGGCCTAGCTCTTCATTAATCATTTTAACGATTTTAGATTTTCCGTGGCTTAATTCTTCACGCAAAACGGCAGACCCCAGTTCTACATAAAGCGTACTTCCTTTTAGCACAACATTTTTTGTGTATGTATTTACACCGCTGCCCATAAGCTGTTTCCAAGCATCACGAACATCAATTTGATCCATTCCAGGCTGTAATTTATTTACTTGAATAATCTGCTGCAAAACAGCACTAATTGTAGATTCGTTATTTATTCTTTTCGCCATCGTTCAATAGATTAATTGGTCCCGCTTTTTTATAATGATATTCTATTTTTTGTGGATTTTTAACCACTAACTGCTTATCAGAAAGCGAAATAATTTCTTCAC from Flavobacterium fluviale includes these protein-coding regions:
- a CDS encoding DUF721 domain-containing protein is translated as MAKRINNESTISAVLQQIIQVNKLQPGMDQIDVRDAWKQLMGSGVNTYTKNVVLKGSTLYVELGSAVLREELSHGKSKIVKMINEELGREVVRDVVLR
- a CDS encoding nucleoside-diphosphate kinase — its product is MATNRTFTMIKPDAVANGHIGNILAMITNGGFKIVSLKLTQLPVADAKAFYAVHAERPFYGELVEFMSRGPIVAAILEKDNAVEDFRTLIGATNPAEAAEGTIRKAYATSIGENAVHGSDSDENAAIESAFHFAGREQF
- a CDS encoding acyltransferase family protein, whose product is MVRERLISLDVFRGLTILLMTIVNNPGDWGNVYPPLLHAHWNGCTPTDLVFPFFVFIMGVAVPLAMPDKIYDDTTFSKILVRSLRMLCLGIFFNFFGKIQLFGLEGIPLLIARLAITIAIGYALMGNFSTKIKNILAFGILFIYLILAYGGFENYEGVRLPGVLQRIAVVYFVVSLLYLKTSKKTQIITGAFLLLGYWAAMTFIPVPGIGEANLERGTNLAAWVDSILLKGHMYHETNTWDPEGILSTMPSIVNGIIGLLIGQLLLQNILKPEKAKKMAIAGIALIIGGLIWNFVFPINKSLWSSSYVLYTTGLASTCLALLYYIIDIAEYKKGFKLFVIWGVNPMIVFFASQIIPQALTMIRFQNPHNPEEQTNLLDYLYRFGIAPFFSNPMTASLAGALTYVAIWTFILWIFYRNKLIFKV